In one Portunus trituberculatus isolate SZX2019 chromosome 31, ASM1759143v1, whole genome shotgun sequence genomic region, the following are encoded:
- the LOC123511527 gene encoding glycosylated lysosomal membrane protein-like: MRGGVVVVILAAMVVVAFGLPPRNLTDPEVNPGCEECEEPWLIVTTGEGTNDTLHHLWGAKEALSFLVVTGTGGPNISVDWDALHNGTNRSITFQSQPSSVFGFVIPNLILYNDPKDDGAFKGQNESLRVPVSDFTWSAEVLPNSSHHVAVKLQTTHFQDTPLPNETRILMQVSAYGEDGRSSVLPHLLYTPNSAQLDLVLDHLMLNLTEEANSWKKTRWGMDVVVFSSENKVEGEDGDQGLKFHTQKSLDDEHTPGVFNLDQLTNAGAWAEGEGGGYLQWRPVSYLSSDRDIAKATVPNLNTSLPALVNLTEPLRKSLAYAVMGDNLTLSGVAVTSVISFGQYKDGFYAAEKYTTWTVAIGEGVPPKETFSTLVVVVISLGVVLPAAMFLVGCVVLAVRRWRHHGSSASILITPE; encoded by the exons AtgagaggaggagtggtggtggtgatactggcggcgatggtggtggtggcgtttggCCTTCCTCCCAGAAAT CTCACAGATCCTGAAGTGAACCCTGGGTGTGAGGAGTGTGAGGAGCCATGGCTGATAGTGACGACTGGAGAGGGCACCAATGACACGCTGCATCACTTGTGGGGGGCAAAGGAGGCTCTCAGCTTCCTTGTGGTGACTGGGACAGGAGGACCTAACATCTCCGTGGACTGGGACGCACTCCACAATGGAACTAATAGATCTATCACTTTCCAAAGCCAGCCTTCAAGTGTTTTTGGATTTGTGATTCCCAAT CTGATCCTGTACAACGATCCCAAAGATGATGGAGCATTCAAGGGTCAGAATGAGTCATTACGAGTGCCAGTGTCAGACTTCACCTGGAGTGCAGAGGTGCTGCCAAACTCTTCACACCATGTGGCTGTGAAGCTCCAAACTACTCACTTCCAggacactccactccccaatgAAACCAGGATACTGATGCAG GTGTCAGCCTACGGGGAAGACGGGCGGAGCAGTGTGCTGCCTCACCTTCTGTACACTCCAAACTCAGCACAACTTGACCTTGTCCTGGATCATCTCATGCTTAACCTCACAGAAGA GGCAAACAGCTGGAAGAAGACCCGCTGGGGCATGGATGTGGTGGTGTTCAGCTCAGAGAAcaaggtggaaggagaggatggagaCCAAGGCCTAAAGTTTCACACTCAGAAGTCTTTGGACGATGAACACACCCCGGGAGTTTTCAAT CTTGACCAGCTGACTAATGCCGGGGCTTGGGCcgaaggtgaaggtggtggttacCTGCAGTGGCGGCCAGTCAGTTACCTCAGCTCAGACAGGGACATCGCTAAAGCCACTGTCCCCAATCTCAACACCTCCCTTCCTGCACTGGTCAACTTGACGGAGCCTCTCAGGAAGTCATTGGCCTATGCCGTGATGGGTGACAACCTAACTTTGTCTGGTGTGGCAGTCACCTCAGTCATCAGCTTTGGCCAGTACAAGGATGGCTTCTATGCAGCAGAGAAGTATACTACCTG GACAGTGGCAATAGGTGAGGGAGTGCCCCCCAAGGAGACGTTCTCaaccctggtggtggtggtgatcagtcTTGGTGTGGTGCTCCCAGCTGCCATGTTCCTGGTTGGATGTGTGGTGTTGGCTGTACGCCGGTGGCGTCATCATGGCTCATCAGCCTCCATCCTTATCACCCCAGAGTAG